A genomic segment from Variovorax paradoxus B4 encodes:
- the ugpB gene encoding sn-glycerol-3-phosphate ABC transporter substrate-binding protein UgpB, translated as MRFKTLALASALAATLFNVAQAQTEIQWWHSMTAVNNEWVNDLAKQFNESQKEYKVVPTYKGTYDESMTASIAAFRAGNAPHILQVFEVGTATMMASKGAIVPVGQVMKDAGEKFDPAAYIPAVAGYYTAPNGQMLSFPLNSSTTVFYVNKDAFKAAGIDTTKLPATWPEVTAAAAKLKASGHKCPFTTAWQGWTQLESFSAWHNVEFATKSNGLAGLDARMKINSPLHVRHIENLANMAKQGLFIYKGRGNVPEASFVSGECAMINTSSGFYGNVAKNAKFAYAVSPLPYYPDVPGAPQNTVIGGASLWVMSGKKPAEYKGVAKFFSFISTPEVQSASHKRTGYLPVTMASYKLTEDSGFYKQNPGTDVAVTQMVRKVTDKSRGIRLGNYVQVRAIEDEELEQVWSGKKTAKEALDSIVQRGNEQLERFQKANKS; from the coding sequence ATGCGATTCAAGACGCTCGCGCTGGCATCGGCGCTGGCCGCCACGCTGTTCAATGTGGCCCAGGCCCAGACCGAGATCCAGTGGTGGCATTCCATGACCGCCGTCAACAACGAGTGGGTCAACGATCTGGCCAAGCAGTTCAACGAGAGCCAGAAGGAATACAAGGTCGTGCCGACCTACAAGGGCACGTACGACGAATCGATGACGGCCTCCATTGCGGCCTTCCGCGCCGGCAACGCACCGCACATCCTGCAGGTGTTCGAAGTGGGCACCGCCACCATGATGGCCAGCAAGGGCGCCATCGTGCCGGTGGGCCAGGTCATGAAGGACGCGGGCGAGAAGTTCGATCCTGCCGCCTACATTCCCGCCGTGGCCGGCTACTACACCGCGCCCAACGGCCAGATGCTGAGCTTTCCGCTGAACAGCTCGACGACGGTGTTCTATGTCAACAAGGACGCCTTCAAGGCCGCCGGCATCGACACCACCAAGCTGCCCGCGACCTGGCCCGAGGTGACGGCCGCCGCGGCCAAGCTGAAGGCGAGCGGCCACAAGTGTCCGTTCACCACCGCCTGGCAGGGCTGGACGCAGCTGGAGAGCTTCTCGGCCTGGCACAACGTCGAATTCGCGACCAAGAGCAACGGCCTGGCCGGGCTCGATGCACGCATGAAGATCAATTCGCCGCTGCACGTGCGCCACATCGAGAACCTGGCCAACATGGCCAAGCAGGGCCTCTTCATCTACAAGGGCCGCGGCAACGTGCCGGAAGCCTCGTTCGTGTCGGGCGAGTGCGCAATGATCAACACGTCCTCCGGCTTCTACGGCAACGTCGCCAAGAACGCCAAGTTTGCCTACGCGGTCTCTCCCCTGCCCTACTACCCGGACGTGCCCGGCGCACCGCAGAACACCGTGATCGGCGGCGCCAGCCTGTGGGTGATGTCGGGCAAGAAGCCAGCCGAGTACAAGGGCGTGGCCAAGTTCTTCAGCTTCATCTCGACGCCTGAAGTGCAGTCGGCCAGCCACAAGCGCACGGGCTACCTGCCCGTGACCATGGCGTCGTACAAGCTCACCGAGGACTCGGGCTTCTACAAGCAGAACCCCGGCACCGACGTGGCCGTGACGCAGATGGTGCGCAAGGTCACCGACAAGAGCCGCGGCATCCGCCTGGGCAACTACGTGCAGGTCCGCGCCATCGAGGACGAAGAGCTCGAACAGGTCTGGAGCGGCAAGAAGACCGCCAAGGAAGCCCTCGATTCGATCGTGCAGCGCGGCAACGAGCAGCTGGAACGCTTCCAGAAAGCTAACAAAAGCTAA
- the ugpE gene encoding sn-glycerol-3-phosphate ABC transporter permease UgpE, with protein MVEKRGTHGILAHVVMILGVFIVAFPLYLAFVASTHTAQEIVQAPMPLLPGTNMWDSYKGALFGRETSSGSNAPVAHMMWVSLVTALVISIGKISISLLSAFAIVYFRFPFKKICFWAIFVTLMLPVEVRILPTYKVLSDLNMLNTYAGLTVPLIASATATFLFRQFFLTVPDELTEASRMDGASPMRFFFDVLLPLSKTSIAALFVIQFIYGWNQYLWPLLATTGEDMYPVVVGIKRMIAGGDSQNEWNVVMATAILAMLPPALVVVLMQKWFVKGLVDTEK; from the coding sequence ATGGTTGAGAAACGCGGCACCCACGGCATCCTGGCCCATGTGGTGATGATCCTGGGCGTGTTCATCGTCGCCTTCCCGCTCTACCTGGCGTTCGTGGCGTCCACGCACACGGCCCAGGAGATCGTGCAGGCGCCGATGCCGCTGCTGCCGGGCACCAACATGTGGGACAGCTACAAGGGCGCGCTCTTCGGGCGCGAAACCAGCAGCGGCTCCAACGCGCCCGTGGCCCACATGATGTGGGTGAGCCTGGTGACGGCGCTGGTGATCTCCATCGGCAAGATTTCCATCTCGCTGCTGTCGGCCTTCGCCATCGTCTACTTCCGGTTCCCGTTCAAGAAGATCTGTTTCTGGGCCATCTTCGTGACGCTGATGCTGCCGGTGGAGGTGCGCATCCTGCCCACCTACAAGGTGCTGTCCGATCTGAACATGCTGAACACCTACGCGGGCCTCACGGTGCCGCTGATCGCGTCGGCCACGGCCACCTTCCTGTTCCGCCAGTTCTTCCTGACGGTGCCCGACGAGCTCACCGAGGCCTCGCGCATGGACGGCGCAAGCCCCATGCGCTTCTTCTTCGACGTGCTGCTGCCGCTGTCGAAAACGTCGATTGCGGCGCTGTTCGTGATCCAGTTCATCTACGGCTGGAACCAGTACCTCTGGCCGCTGCTCGCAACCACCGGCGAAGACATGTACCCCGTGGTGGTCGGCATCAAGCGAATGATTGCCGGCGGCGACAGCCAGAACGAATGGAACGTGGTGATGGCCACCGCCATCCTCGCCATGCTGCCGCCCGCGCTGGTGGTGGTGCTGATGCAGAAGTGGTTCGTCAAGGGCCTCGTGGACACCGAAAAATAA
- a CDS encoding DUF3772 domain-containing protein — protein sequence MMAAMPSIPRLIAFCLAALLLCGAATAQPGNSSSSTTAIAAAAAPAPEPTVAELREQLTKITAAADSTEDMRQLLAQINDIGTQADKFVAARASELADLNARLGELGNPPAAGATEDPDITRQRARLTKERNALDADIRLARLLSIDVRQRGAELVTERRALFEAQITERAPSPLTGEFWLDLREAWPNDLARLKTMVSGLRDGLAQAMEQGPRMAVLGALILAVLLAVLGTWVAEHLLTRIAARLLPAGRLRRSLLVIAVVASHVLLVAVAAHGFVWVLEEYATWEPQARKAMRSMAQALVFMAFVIGLGRGLLATSRPSWRLPPIPDAMATRLAPLPWLVAMVAALAWAPVEINALVEASFAAVVATHVLTALVLTALVGAVLHRLRPMRADTPDADPPERPMWVGLLVACIGVLMVAIWVLVGVGYVALASFLASQLTWSGIVAAAFYVLFKFADDVFMAGVSSRSTFGQRLQKSFGLAPQTLDQAATVLSGLSRVALFFYMLIALAAPLGTGPSEVFQRSGKFGTGVKVGEFQLVPGAILSAIAVAVIGFIVLRVFKRWLARSYLPSTQFEPGMQSSITTLLGYVGGILVVAFSLSALGIGIERIAWVASALSVGIGFGLQAIVQNFISGLILLAEQPVKVGDWVVLGTTEGDVRRINVRATEIQLGDRSTVIVPNSEFITKTVRNMTLTNAEGRVLIRLPMPLTTNAQRVRELILDACRAHESVLETPAPSLTLEGIEGGLLMFQAIAYVPSPRLAGSVRSDLLFTILERLDAEQLPLAPYAAAPAPMPASVPAPMPGPVAADGATPAA from the coding sequence ATGATGGCAGCCATGCCTTCGATTCCCCGCCTGATTGCCTTCTGCCTGGCTGCCCTGCTGCTCTGCGGTGCCGCGACGGCGCAGCCGGGCAACAGCAGCAGCAGCACCACCGCCATCGCCGCTGCCGCGGCACCGGCGCCCGAACCCACGGTGGCCGAGCTGCGCGAGCAGCTCACGAAGATCACCGCCGCCGCCGATTCCACCGAGGACATGCGCCAGCTGCTGGCGCAGATCAACGACATCGGCACGCAGGCCGACAAGTTCGTTGCCGCACGCGCCAGCGAGCTGGCCGACCTGAACGCCCGCCTCGGCGAGCTCGGAAATCCGCCGGCCGCGGGCGCCACCGAAGACCCCGACATCACGCGCCAGCGCGCCCGCCTCACGAAGGAACGCAACGCGCTGGACGCCGACATCCGGCTGGCACGGCTGCTGTCCATCGACGTGCGGCAGCGCGGCGCCGAACTGGTGACCGAGCGCCGCGCGCTCTTCGAAGCGCAGATCACCGAGCGCGCGCCCTCCCCGCTCACCGGCGAGTTCTGGCTCGATCTGCGGGAGGCCTGGCCGAACGATCTGGCGCGCCTGAAGACGATGGTGTCCGGCCTGCGCGACGGGCTGGCGCAAGCCATGGAGCAAGGGCCCCGGATGGCGGTGCTCGGGGCGCTGATCCTGGCGGTGCTGCTCGCGGTGCTCGGCACCTGGGTGGCCGAGCATCTGCTGACCCGGATCGCCGCTCGGCTGCTGCCGGCGGGCCGGCTGCGGCGTTCGCTGCTGGTGATTGCCGTCGTGGCGAGCCATGTGCTGCTGGTGGCCGTTGCGGCGCACGGCTTCGTGTGGGTGCTCGAGGAATACGCCACCTGGGAGCCGCAGGCGCGCAAGGCGATGCGTTCGATGGCGCAGGCGCTGGTGTTCATGGCCTTCGTCATCGGACTGGGCCGCGGACTGCTGGCCACCAGCCGCCCGTCGTGGCGGCTGCCGCCGATTCCCGACGCCATGGCCACCCGCCTCGCACCGCTGCCGTGGTTGGTGGCGATGGTGGCTGCGCTGGCCTGGGCGCCGGTCGAGATCAATGCGCTGGTCGAAGCCAGCTTCGCGGCCGTGGTTGCCACGCACGTGCTCACCGCGCTGGTGCTCACCGCGCTCGTTGGCGCGGTGCTCCATCGGCTCCGGCCAATGCGCGCCGATACGCCGGACGCCGATCCGCCGGAGCGGCCGATGTGGGTGGGCCTGTTGGTGGCCTGCATCGGCGTGCTGATGGTGGCCATCTGGGTGCTGGTGGGGGTGGGCTACGTGGCGCTCGCGAGCTTCCTAGCCTCGCAGCTCACCTGGAGCGGCATCGTCGCGGCCGCCTTCTACGTCCTGTTCAAGTTTGCCGACGACGTCTTCATGGCCGGCGTGTCCTCGCGCAGCACTTTCGGCCAGCGCCTGCAGAAGAGCTTCGGCCTGGCGCCGCAGACGCTCGACCAGGCGGCCACCGTGCTCTCCGGCCTGAGCCGGGTGGCGCTGTTCTTCTACATGCTGATCGCGCTCGCGGCGCCGTTGGGCACCGGTCCCAGCGAAGTGTTCCAGCGCAGCGGCAAGTTCGGCACCGGCGTGAAGGTGGGCGAGTTCCAGCTGGTGCCGGGCGCCATCCTGAGCGCCATCGCCGTGGCGGTGATCGGCTTCATCGTGCTCAGGGTCTTCAAGCGCTGGCTCGCGCGCAGCTACCTGCCCAGCACGCAGTTCGAGCCGGGCATGCAGAGCTCGATCACCACGCTGCTCGGCTATGTGGGCGGCATCCTGGTGGTCGCGTTCTCGCTGTCGGCGCTGGGCATCGGCATCGAGCGCATCGCGTGGGTGGCGAGCGCGCTGTCGGTGGGCATCGGCTTCGGCCTGCAGGCCATCGTGCAGAACTTCATCTCGGGCCTCATCCTGCTGGCCGAGCAGCCGGTGAAGGTGGGCGACTGGGTGGTGCTGGGCACCACCGAGGGCGACGTGCGGCGCATCAACGTGCGCGCCACGGAGATCCAGCTCGGGGACCGCTCGACGGTGATCGTGCCGAACTCCGAGTTCATCACGAAGACCGTGCGCAACATGACGCTGACCAACGCGGAGGGCCGGGTGCTGATCCGGCTGCCGATGCCGCTGACCACCAACGCGCAGCGCGTGCGCGAGCTCATCCTGGACGCCTGCCGCGCCCACGAAAGCGTGCTGGAAACGCCGGCGCCTTCGCTCACGCTCGAAGGCATCGAGGGCGGCCTGCTCATGTTCCAGGCCATTGCCTATGTGCCGAGCCCGCGCCTGGCGGGCAGCGTGCGCAGCGACCTGCTGTTCACCATCCTGGAGCGCCTGGATGCGGAGCAGCTGCCGCTGGCGCCGTATGCGGCGGCGCCTGCGCCAATGCCTGCGTCCGTGCCCGCGCCCATGCCCGGGCCGGTTGCCGCGGACGGCGCCACCCCAGCCGCCTGA
- the flhB gene encoding flagellar biosynthesis protein FlhB: MAEESDLEKTEPASPQRLEKAREEGDVARSRELATFVLLGTAVAGLWLTADSLGATLRGALAQGLHFDRATAFDPSHMLARAGLMGQQALLALAPLFGMMVVAAVAAPLMLGGWLLSAKALAPKFSKLDPVAGVGRMFSAQALSELFKALAKSLLIGGVAWLVIMGNVDEVSALMAQSERAALPQMIVLVAHNCALIASALFLVALVDVPYQLWSYHRKLRMSREDLRQEHKESEGDPHVKAQIRRQQQQQMARRRMMSEVPKADIVVTNPTHFAVALKYVDNDMRAPRVVAKGSDLMAARIREIARENNVAILEAPPLTRALFKHTRLGDEIPTGLYTAVAEVLAWVCQLKRWQSEGGDAPRTPVDLPIPESLEYSPKAAA; the protein is encoded by the coding sequence ATGGCTGAAGAAAGCGACCTCGAAAAAACTGAACCCGCCTCACCGCAGCGCCTCGAAAAGGCGCGCGAGGAAGGGGACGTGGCCCGGTCGCGCGAGTTGGCGACCTTCGTGCTGCTGGGCACCGCCGTCGCCGGCCTGTGGCTCACGGCGGATTCGCTCGGCGCCACCCTGCGCGGCGCGCTGGCCCAGGGCCTGCACTTCGACCGCGCCACGGCGTTCGACCCTTCCCACATGCTGGCGCGCGCCGGTCTCATGGGCCAGCAAGCGCTGCTCGCGCTCGCGCCGCTGTTCGGCATGATGGTGGTCGCCGCCGTGGCGGCGCCCCTGATGCTCGGCGGCTGGCTGCTCTCGGCCAAGGCCCTGGCACCCAAGTTCAGCAAGCTCGATCCTGTTGCCGGCGTGGGCCGCATGTTTTCGGCGCAGGCCCTGTCGGAGCTGTTCAAGGCGCTGGCCAAGTCGCTGCTGATCGGCGGCGTGGCCTGGCTGGTGATCATGGGCAACGTGGACGAAGTCTCTGCGCTGATGGCGCAGTCCGAGCGCGCCGCGCTGCCGCAGATGATCGTCCTGGTGGCGCACAACTGCGCGCTGATTGCCTCCGCGCTGTTCCTGGTGGCGCTCGTCGACGTTCCCTACCAGCTGTGGAGCTACCACCGCAAGCTGCGCATGTCGCGCGAAGACCTGCGCCAGGAGCACAAGGAGAGCGAGGGCGATCCGCACGTCAAGGCGCAAATCCGCCGCCAGCAGCAGCAGCAGATGGCGCGCCGGCGGATGATGTCCGAGGTGCCGAAGGCCGACATCGTGGTGACCAACCCCACGCACTTCGCGGTGGCGCTCAAGTATGTGGACAACGACATGCGCGCGCCGCGCGTGGTGGCCAAGGGAAGCGACCTGATGGCCGCGCGCATCCGCGAGATCGCGCGCGAGAACAACGTGGCCATCCTCGAGGCTCCGCCACTCACGCGCGCGCTCTTCAAGCACACCCGGCTCGGCGACGAGATCCCGACCGGCCTCTACACCGCGGTGGCCGAGGTGCTGGCCTGGGTCTGCCAGCTCAAGCGCTGGCAAAGCGAAGGCGGCGATGCGCCGCGCACGCCGGTCGACCTGCCGATCCCCGAATCGCTCGAATACTCGCCGAAGGCCGCCGCATGA
- the ugpA gene encoding sn-glycerol-3-phosphate ABC transporter permease UgpA — MEKRVFFRSGWLPWLLLTPQMAVILVFFFWPAAQALLQSLQQQDAFGTSVEFVGLDNFRQIFSDPSYVESFKTTALFSVLVAGIGITLSLGLAVFADRITRGGTFYKTMLILPYAVAPAVAAVLWVFMFSPSLGVVAYALGKIGIDWNHLLDSGHAMTLIVMASVWKQISYNFLFFLAGLQSIPKSLIEAAAIDGARPWRRFWTVQFPLLSPTTFFLLVINVVYAFFDTFAIVDAATQGGPGKDTAILVYKVYYDGFKAMDLGGSAAQSVVLMVIVVALTVIQFRYVEKKVQY, encoded by the coding sequence ATGGAAAAACGCGTTTTCTTTCGCTCGGGCTGGTTGCCCTGGCTGCTGCTGACGCCGCAAATGGCGGTGATCCTCGTGTTTTTCTTCTGGCCGGCGGCACAGGCGCTGCTGCAGTCGCTGCAGCAGCAGGACGCCTTCGGCACATCGGTGGAGTTCGTCGGGCTCGACAACTTCCGCCAGATATTCAGCGATCCGAGCTATGTGGAGTCGTTCAAGACCACCGCCCTGTTCTCGGTGCTGGTGGCGGGCATCGGCATCACGCTGTCGCTGGGGCTCGCGGTGTTTGCCGACCGCATCACGCGCGGCGGCACCTTCTACAAGACCATGCTGATCCTGCCCTACGCGGTGGCGCCCGCCGTGGCGGCCGTGCTCTGGGTCTTCATGTTCTCGCCGTCGCTGGGCGTGGTGGCCTATGCGCTCGGCAAGATCGGCATCGACTGGAACCACCTGCTGGACTCCGGCCACGCCATGACGCTGATCGTGATGGCCTCGGTGTGGAAGCAGATCTCCTACAACTTCCTGTTCTTCCTGGCCGGCCTGCAGTCGATTCCCAAGTCGCTCATCGAGGCCGCGGCCATCGACGGCGCGCGCCCGTGGCGCCGGTTCTGGACCGTGCAGTTTCCGCTGCTCTCGCCCACCACCTTCTTCCTGCTGGTGATCAACGTGGTCTACGCCTTCTTCGACACCTTCGCGATCGTCGATGCGGCCACGCAGGGCGGGCCGGGCAAGGACACGGCCATCCTGGTCTACAAGGTCTACTACGACGGCTTCAAGGCCATGGATCTCGGCGGCTCGGCGGCGCAGTCGGTGGTGCTGATGGTGATCGTGGTGGCGCTCACCGTCATCCAGTTCCGCTACGTGGAAAAGAAGGTTCAATACTGA
- the ugpQ gene encoding glycerophosphodiester phosphodiesterase, producing MPALKPWPYPRWIAHRGAGRLAPENTLAAFRLGAAHGYRMFECDAKLSADGVAFLMHDATLERTTDGHGTGGAQPWSVLSQLDAGGWHSRAFAGEPLATLENLARFCLANGHLLNIEIKPTPGTERATGEAVARLAARLWQGAAIPPLLTSFQAESLAGARAVQPELPRGLLLDTLRDGWLAAATGLDCAAVVCNHALWDAATVAQVQGAGMRALSYTVNDEWAAQRLVELGTDGIITDRVDLFSPAV from the coding sequence ATGCCGGCATTGAAACCCTGGCCCTATCCGCGCTGGATCGCGCACCGCGGCGCCGGCAGGCTGGCGCCCGAGAACACGCTCGCGGCGTTCCGGCTTGGCGCGGCGCACGGCTACCGCATGTTCGAGTGCGATGCGAAGCTCAGTGCCGACGGCGTGGCCTTTCTCATGCACGACGCCACGCTGGAGCGCACCACCGACGGCCACGGCACCGGCGGTGCGCAGCCCTGGAGCGTGCTGTCTCAGCTCGACGCCGGCGGCTGGCATTCGCGCGCCTTCGCGGGCGAACCGCTCGCCACGCTCGAGAACCTCGCGCGCTTCTGCCTGGCCAACGGCCACCTGCTCAACATCGAGATCAAGCCCACGCCGGGCACCGAGCGCGCAACCGGCGAAGCGGTGGCGCGGCTCGCGGCCCGGCTGTGGCAGGGCGCGGCAATTCCGCCGCTGCTCACCTCGTTCCAGGCCGAATCGCTCGCGGGAGCCAGGGCGGTGCAGCCCGAGCTGCCGCGCGGGCTGCTGCTCGACACGCTGCGGGACGGCTGGCTGGCCGCGGCCACCGGCCTGGACTGCGCCGCGGTGGTCTGCAACCACGCGCTCTGGGACGCTGCCACGGTGGCGCAGGTGCAGGGCGCGGGCATGCGCGCGCTGAGCTACACCGTGAATGACGAATGGGCCGCGCAGCGGCTCGTCGAGCTGGGCACCGACGGCATCATCACCGACCGGGTCGACCTGTTCAGCCCGGCCGTCTGA
- the ugpC gene encoding sn-glycerol-3-phosphate ABC transporter ATP-binding protein UgpC has product MAALSLRNVIKRYGHGPKANQVIHGVSAEIADHEFIVIVGPSGCGKSTLLRMVAGLEEISAGEISIGKRVVNNLEPSERDIAMVFQNYALYPHMSVFKNMAYGLKIAKVPVPEIKVRVDKAAKILELGHLLERKPRELSGGQRQRVAMGRAIVRQPQVFLFDEPLSNLDAKLRAQTRIEIQKLHRELGITSLFVTHDQVEAMTLAQRIIVMNAGVMDQFATPEEVYNRPATTFVASFIGSPPMNLLQHAPGVRPGQILGIRPEHLTLDESGWSVQVESVELLGAERLVYGRIGDEQIIMRTDESDHPPVAGDTVRIAAREDKLHWFDAGSGKRAD; this is encoded by the coding sequence ATGGCTGCTCTCTCTTTACGCAACGTCATCAAGCGCTACGGCCACGGGCCGAAAGCCAACCAGGTCATCCACGGCGTGAGCGCCGAGATCGCCGACCATGAATTCATCGTCATCGTCGGCCCGTCGGGCTGCGGCAAGTCCACCCTGCTGCGCATGGTGGCAGGCCTGGAGGAAATCTCGGCCGGCGAAATCTCCATCGGCAAGCGCGTGGTGAACAATCTCGAACCCTCCGAGCGCGACATCGCCATGGTGTTCCAGAACTACGCGCTCTATCCGCACATGAGCGTGTTCAAGAACATGGCCTACGGCCTGAAGATCGCCAAGGTGCCGGTGCCCGAGATCAAGGTGCGCGTCGACAAGGCGGCCAAGATCCTCGAGCTGGGCCACCTGCTCGAGCGCAAGCCGCGCGAGCTCTCGGGCGGCCAGCGCCAGCGCGTGGCCATGGGCCGCGCCATCGTGCGCCAGCCGCAGGTGTTCCTGTTCGACGAGCCGCTGTCCAACCTCGACGCCAAGCTGCGCGCACAGACCCGCATCGAGATCCAGAAGCTGCACCGCGAACTCGGCATCACGTCGCTGTTCGTCACGCACGACCAGGTGGAGGCCATGACGCTGGCGCAGCGCATCATCGTGATGAACGCCGGCGTGATGGACCAGTTCGCAACGCCCGAAGAGGTCTACAACCGACCCGCCACCACCTTCGTTGCCAGCTTCATCGGCTCGCCGCCGATGAACTTGCTGCAGCACGCGCCCGGCGTGCGGCCCGGCCAGATCCTCGGCATCCGCCCGGAGCACCTGACCCTGGACGAAAGCGGCTGGTCGGTGCAGGTCGAGTCGGTCGAGCTGCTCGGCGCCGAGCGGCTGGTGTACGGCCGCATCGGCGACGAGCAGATCATCATGCGTACCGACGAAAGCGACCATCCGCCGGTCGCGGGCGACACCGTCCGGATCGCGGCGCGCGAAGACAAGCTGCACTGGTTCGACGCCGGCTCCGGCAAGCGGGCCGACTGA